The genome window CATTGTGATAGGTAAAAATCTTCTCTTCTCCAGTGCGCGACAAGCTCAGATATTCCTTTTTATCCACCAGCTGAACAACTTGATAATATTCCGTTTTGTTCGTGGATCGGCTCACTTTGGTCAGGCACTGAGCGTAGCAGACAGACTGGGAAGCAAAAACCAGCCCAATAACGCCAAGCAGCGCAATCACCTTCATGTGGTAGTAGTCCTTCAAACTATTAAGAAAAATCAGGGGTCGTCCAATTGATAGTAAATATATGCTAATTTTTTAAAAAGGAATGGCATAAAAAAACCTGCGCCGGAATGCAGCGCAGGTTGTGACCAGGAGGAGAGTCGAACTCCCATACCCGAAGGCACTACCCCCTCAAAGTAGCGTGTCTACCAATTTCACCACCTGGCCGAGGATTTTGCAAAAGTACTATTTAAATAATATGCCGCAAGGCTCCGGGAATGTTTTTTGAGTGTTTTTTATGGAGACATTCGTCGATCAATGTGGAGGTTGTTCTATTGTAATGAGAATGAGGATGCTAACTTTGCCCATCTTTAAAAAATGATGACCACATCTTGCTATTTCATTAACACATGAACTTCATTTACTTCCCTAGCCTGGTTATTTCTGCGTTATTGACGGGGTTATCTGCTGGTTTATTCTATTCCTATTCCTGCTCGGTCAATTTAGGCTTGGATAAATTGCCTGATGCGGAATATTTGCGTGCAATGCAGCAGATTAACAAAGCGATCCTGAATCCTGCATTTTTCGCTTCGTTCATGGGTTCAGTTCTGGTGCTTATCCTGGCGAGCTGGCTTAGCTACTCCTTGCAACATGCTTTTCAAGTCAAAATGCTGTTAACCGCAACTGGCATTTACATCGTAGGCGTTTTAGGAATTACTATTTTCGGAAATGTGCCACTGAACGACGCACTGGCTAACTTTGATATTAGTACAGCAACTAGTGGCGAGATTGCCAGACACCGCATATTGTTCGAACAGCCATGGAATAATCGTCATACCGTCCGCACTTTCTGCGCATTTGCAGCCTTTGTATTTACATTGATTTCTTTTTATAAGGCAAACTAGAAAGGAATGTTCCTTTCTAGTTTATAGACAAATGCAGCGCATCAAAAGGCATGCGTGCCGTGTTGCTGGGCTTGAAGTTTGTGATAAGTGTAATATGACACCATGAGAACGGCTAGTACGATCAGCGGGAATATGGAGTTGAAGCCGAATCCGTCTACGACGGTGATGCTAATGCTTGCACAGAGGAAGTCGAAGACGAAGCCGGCGTAAGCCCATTCTTTTAGGCGCGGCGGAACTTGCGGCAGCATTAATGCTATTGTGCCGGCAATTTTGAAGGCTGTGATCATCGGGCCAAAATAATCCGGGTAACCCAGATGCCGGATTCCTTCGCGGGCCATTTCAGTATGGGAAGTGAGCGCGGGCATGACGCCTTCAAACAAAAAGATCAATGTTGTTGAAATCCAAAAAATAATGCGGGTCGTTTTCATGACAGTAAATGTTTGATGATTGAGTTTGTTTTTGTTGATACAAATCTACCGCACATCCAGCCGACGGACGCAGTGTAAATACGACGAATTAGAGGGTACAATGCGACAATTCGATTGCGCAATTCGATTGCTGCAATTCCATTGAGGCAATTCGATTGCGCAATTCCACTGGGCAATCAAGGACTCTTCGCTTAATCAACCAGCTTTTTGCGGATTGCTTCTTTGTCGCTTTCTGTTTTTGCAAGGGACAATGCGGTTTGCCAGTGCATCATTGCTTTGTGATCATCCAGACCCGTATAAAGCGTTCCCAGCAGGGCAAAATAGAAGTGGTTTTCAGGCATCTGCAATTTTTCTGCTTCTGCGATTGCGGCCGCTTTTCCCCTGACTTTTGCAACAGCGTAGGTGCGGTTGAGCGCCGTGACAGGGGAGTACTCGCGCTGTAATAACTGATTGTATAGATGCAAAATCCCGTCCCACTTTTCACGGCTGTCTGCCTGTTGCGTATGCCATGCAGCGATGCCGGCTTCCAGGTGATATTTGGACAAATCATTTCCTTTTCCGGCCATTTTAAGGAAATAAGCACCCTTACTGATCAGGTCTGTGTTCCAAAGGTTTGAATCCTGATCGTCATAAAGAATCAGGGAACCGTTGTCATTCATTCTCGCATCGAAGCGCGAAGCATGAAAACACATCAGCGCCAGCAGTGCATTTACTTTCGGTTTGTTGGTTTCGGGATGCTCGATCAGCATGGTGCACAGGCGGATTGCTTCAAGACACAAGTCCTTTCTTAATGTATTGTTTTGATTAACTGAATAGTAACCTTCATTAAATAACAGGTAAACGGTTTTCAAAACCGGTTCCAGCCTGGCTTCAATTTCCGGTAAAGGCGGCATTTCGATAGCCACTTTAGCTTCGCGCAACTTTTCCTTTGCCCTGAAAATGCGTTTGCTGATGACTTCTTTATTTGTCATGAAAGCGCTCGCTATTTCGTCGATTCCAAACCCGCAAAGAATGCGGAGCGAGAGGCAGATCTGCGATTCGTGGGAGATGGAAGGATGACAAACCGCAAACATCATTTGCAGCTGGCTGTCTGTAATGTTTTGAAATGAAAGGTCTATGTCGGCGCTGTCCGATTGTTGCGCGGTCTTTTGCAGTTCCGGCGCGATCTTGTCCCGGAAAATGGACTCCCGATGGAGGTGGTTTTTGGCTTTGTTCTTAGCGGTGTTATAAAGCCATCCCGCCGGATTAGGCGGGAGGCCTTCTATGCCCCAGGCTTGCATGGCTGCCTGGAACGTTTCACTCGCAATGTCTTCGGCCACCTCAATCTCCCGAAACCCGAAATGCCGGCAAAGCACGGATACGATTTTCCGGTATTCGGTCCTGAACAAATGTGGGATGACGGGTCCGTGGTCGGGCATTGTTTTAGCTTTCGTGCACAGAAATGATTTTCCGGACTTCAACACTATTGCCTTCACCATGCAGGATCGGGCAGGCTTGTGCCATTTCAACGGCCTCGTCGAGGCTGGCTGCTTTAATGATGATGAAGCCCGCAACCGATTCTTTTATTTCGACAAACGGCCCGTCCGTCATTACATTGTTTGGTTTAAGCACCTTCCCTTCGACAGCTAAGCCCTTTCCGCCGCTGAATTTGTTCTGGGCTGCAATGCCGCCAACCCAGTCATGATATTGCTTCATGTAGCCTTCCATTTGTTCGGGCGAGGGCTGCGCTTCCTTGGTCAACAAATCCAACCGCATAATTACAATGTACTCTTCCATGTTGTTCTCAATTTATGGTTAATGATAAATAATTTACATCCCCATTACAAATGAGTATGGACGAACAGGACATTGCTGCAAGTATTTTT of Dyadobacter chenhuakuii contains these proteins:
- a CDS encoding anthrone oxygenase family protein, with translation MNFIYFPSLVISALLTGLSAGLFYSYSCSVNLGLDKLPDAEYLRAMQQINKAILNPAFFASFMGSVLVLILASWLSYSLQHAFQVKMLLTATGIYIVGVLGITIFGNVPLNDALANFDISTATSGEIARHRILFEQPWNNRHTVRTFCAFAAFVFTLISFYKAN
- a CDS encoding DoxX family protein; the encoded protein is MKTTRIIFWISTTLIFLFEGVMPALTSHTEMAREGIRHLGYPDYFGPMITAFKIAGTIALMLPQVPPRLKEWAYAGFVFDFLCASISITVVDGFGFNSIFPLIVLAVLMVSYYTYHKLQAQQHGTHAF
- a CDS encoding RNA polymerase sigma factor, whose protein sequence is MPDHGPVIPHLFRTEYRKIVSVLCRHFGFREIEVAEDIASETFQAAMQAWGIEGLPPNPAGWLYNTAKNKAKNHLHRESIFRDKIAPELQKTAQQSDSADIDLSFQNITDSQLQMMFAVCHPSISHESQICLSLRILCGFGIDEIASAFMTNKEVISKRIFRAKEKLREAKVAIEMPPLPEIEARLEPVLKTVYLLFNEGYYSVNQNNTLRKDLCLEAIRLCTMLIEHPETNKPKVNALLALMCFHASRFDARMNDNGSLILYDDQDSNLWNTDLISKGAYFLKMAGKGNDLSKYHLEAGIAAWHTQQADSREKWDGILHLYNQLLQREYSPVTALNRTYAVAKVRGKAAAIAEAEKLQMPENHFYFALLGTLYTGLDDHKAMMHWQTALSLAKTESDKEAIRKKLVD
- a CDS encoding YciI family protein; this encodes MEEYIVIMRLDLLTKEAQPSPEQMEGYMKQYHDWVGGIAAQNKFSGGKGLAVEGKVLKPNNVMTDGPFVEIKESVAGFIIIKAASLDEAVEMAQACPILHGEGNSVEVRKIISVHES